Genomic window (Dictyoglomus thermophilum H-6-12):
TAAAAGTTTTATTCTCATTCTTATCTAAAATTTTTATTTTTGCAGCTTTATACCAAGACATCTTTTATTAATGATTTATATTCCCTTGCAACTCGACGTGATGAAAAAATTTTATCAACATACATTCGGCATAAGTACCGATCTATACTTTTAACGTGATTAATTTTTAAAATACATTCATCAAAAGTTTTAACAACAAAACCTACTAAACCATCAATTATGACTTCTGTGATTGCACCCTGATTCCAGGCTATGACTGGTGTTCCTACAGCTAAAGATTCTACTAGTACACGTCCAAAAGGTTCTCTCCAGTATGGGTCTTCGGAACCTCCAAAATATAGAGATGCTACGGCATATTTCATTAATTCTCTTTTTTCATCTTCATTTGCAGTACCATAGTAAATAATATCTTTCCCATCACATTGTTCAAGGACTTTCTTGTAATAATCCATTTCTTGCTCCTTTTCTCGCTCAAATACGCTGCCTGCTATAATTAGACATCCTTTTATTTCTTTGATTAATTTTATAGCTGTCAATTGTCCTTTTATTTTGCAAATTCTACCTATTGTTATAAAGTAGTTAATATTTTTTCTCTTTAAACTTTTTAATATTTTTATACTTGGTTCTTCGGGAGAGTCAGTTAAGACAAAAGGAGAAAATGGGAAATCTTCAACATCACATCCATAATATATTGGAATAATCTTTATATATTTGTTTTTGTTAAAATTCATAGGTATTCCTTTTATTATTTCATGATAGTGTGATAAGCTCAAAGCAATAATAATAAAT
Coding sequences:
- a CDS encoding glycosyltransferase gives rise to the protein MSRSNLEITIIVSPSLPVPPFKGYGGTQRGVWELIKYLREDYKIRLFAPGSSSVEVDTLMTNIPFGLWEEGINLSKEERAILQKSYDRFVIDSLNSNPPQLINIHYDSPFIIRQILQRFNCPIIYSPHNQINTEIRLILEDLIAGRIKREAPFIIIALSLSHYHEIIKGIPMNFNKNKYIKIIPIYYGCDVEDFPFSPFVLTDSPEEPSIKILKSLKRKNINYFITIGRICKIKGQLTAIKLIKEIKGCLIIAGSVFEREKEQEMDYYKKVLEQCDGKDIIYYGTANEDEKRELMKYAVASLYFGGSEDPYWREPFGRVLVESLAVGTPVIAWNQGAITEVIIDGLVGFVVKTFDECILKINHVKSIDRYLCRMYVDKIFSSRRVAREYKSLIKDVLV